Proteins found in one Paenibacillus borealis genomic segment:
- a CDS encoding DHA2 family efflux MFS transporter permease subunit, giving the protein MTGKGQTEPRKFKTLPILVSLLLAGFIGMFSETALNVALSDLMNVLQITPTTAQWLTTAYLLTLGILVPISGLLLQWFSTRQLFIAALCFSIAGTFLAAMAPNFEFLLTARVVQAMGTALLLPLMFNTILVIIPPEKRGAAMGLIGLVIMVAPAIGPTIAGLLIESLSWHWIFWLSLPFLVIALFSGIFFMQNVTEVTKPKIDILSIILSSLGFGGIVYGFSSAGEAEGWGSPKVIIAIAIGVIALVLFCIRQMTMKQPMINLRAFKFPMFVVGVLMVFICMMVILSSMLILPMYLQQGQGYTAFKAGLLLLPGGIINGLMSPLMGRLFDKYGPKWLVIPGLVLVAVSLWFFSSITATSTVIFVIVLHSVLMIGISMIMMPAQTNGINQLPLEYYPDGTAIMNTLQQVAGAIGTALAVSIMTSGTKSYMKTVTDPADPLNVGAAFTHGVQNAFIFGMVMAIIGLVVAFFLKRVIVSHKTQASMH; this is encoded by the coding sequence ATGACTGGTAAGGGGCAGACAGAGCCCCGCAAATTTAAGACACTTCCCATTCTCGTCTCCTTGTTGCTTGCCGGATTTATCGGCATGTTCAGTGAGACCGCACTAAACGTAGCTCTAAGTGATCTTATGAATGTATTGCAAATTACACCGACTACAGCACAATGGCTGACTACAGCCTACCTGCTCACATTAGGTATTCTGGTTCCGATCTCCGGGCTGCTCCTGCAGTGGTTCTCGACAAGACAGCTGTTCATTGCAGCATTGTGCTTCTCGATTGCGGGAACATTCCTGGCTGCAATGGCGCCGAATTTCGAATTCCTGCTTACAGCGCGGGTCGTTCAGGCGATGGGGACTGCACTTCTTCTGCCGCTGATGTTCAACACGATCCTGGTTATTATTCCTCCTGAGAAAAGAGGCGCGGCGATGGGTCTCATCGGACTCGTCATCATGGTAGCTCCGGCGATCGGCCCTACTATTGCCGGCCTGCTTATCGAGAGCCTCAGCTGGCACTGGATCTTCTGGCTGTCCTTGCCGTTCCTCGTGATCGCGCTGTTCAGCGGAATCTTCTTCATGCAGAACGTCACAGAAGTGACCAAGCCGAAGATTGATATCCTGTCGATTATATTATCCTCACTCGGTTTCGGCGGTATTGTATATGGATTCAGCAGCGCCGGTGAAGCGGAAGGCTGGGGAAGCCCGAAGGTGATCATCGCCATTGCCATCGGTGTGATTGCGCTCGTTCTGTTCTGCATCCGCCAGATGACGATGAAGCAGCCGATGATTAATCTGCGTGCTTTCAAGTTCCCGATGTTCGTGGTCGGTGTACTGATGGTCTTCATCTGTATGATGGTGATTCTGTCCTCGATGCTGATTCTTCCGATGTATCTGCAGCAGGGACAAGGCTATACTGCCTTCAAAGCAGGGCTGCTGCTCCTGCCGGGCGGAATTATTAACGGACTAATGTCACCGCTAATGGGGCGTCTGTTCGATAAATACGGCCCGAAATGGCTTGTTATTCCGGGGCTCGTACTCGTAGCTGTCTCGCTGTGGTTCTTCTCCAGTATTACAGCAACTTCTACCGTTATCTTCGTAATAGTTCTTCACAGCGTGCTCATGATCGGAATCTCGATGATTATGATGCCTGCCCAGACGAACGGGATTAACCAGCTTCCGCTGGAATATTATCCTGACGGTACAGCAATCATGAATACTCTGCAGCAGGTTGCAGGGGCGATTGGTACGGCTCTGGCGGTAAGCATTATGACTTCCGGTACCAAGAGCTATATGAAGACTGTAACGGATCCTGCCGATCCGCTGAATGTTGGTGCCGCATTTACCCACGGGGTACAGAACGCATTCATCTTCGGCATGGTGATGGCCATTATCGGTCTGGTGGTTGCTTTCTTCCTGAAACGTGTTATTGTCTCGCACAAGACACAGGCTTCCATGCACTAA